Below is a genomic region from Miniphocaeibacter halophilus.
ATATTAATTCAGAAATCGGTAAAGTATCATTAATAAATAAATCATAAACATTATGCTCTAATGTGTTTTTATCTATACCAAAACCGGATGAACTATTCCCTTGAGGGTCAAGATCAACTACTAAGACTTTTTTCTTTTTAAGCCCTAAAGCTGCCGATAAATTTACGACTGTCGTGGTTTTTCCTACTCCACCTTTTTGGTTAAATACGCAAATTGCTTTCATAATACCTCCTTCTTCAAATAATTATAGCATATTTTATTACAGCAGATTTACAATTGCCCTATTTGTCTATTATATCAGCTTTCTACTATATTATGTAGAAAAATAAATACTCTAAAATTATGCAATATAAAAAAACGGATTTACTAAAAGTAAATCCGCCTTTTTATAACATGAACCTTAGTCATCTTTTTTCTTAAATTGACTTATTCCTCCCAGTACTAATCCTAGTCCTGCAATAGATGTTCCTAATGTACTAGCTATACCGGTTTTTGGTAATTGTCTTCTAGTTGTACTTCTTCCTACACTTGTTGTTTTTAAAGTATTAGTAACTATTAAATTACCTGTTTTTCTGTCCGTACTGTATTTAGCCTCGTATCCCCTTGGAACATTTACTTCTTTAACAGTATATTTAACTGTTTTACTATTTTCTGTTTTATCTAAATTGGTCCATGTATATTTCCATTTGTTTTTTTCATCAAGTTTAACAGTTTGTCCTATTGCCTTGCCATTTTTATATAGTCTAACCTCTACACTTGTAGGTCTAGATTTAGAATTTTTGTCATCCCATTTCTTTTCTACAGTAACTGATGTTTTATTATTGTCTGTAGGAGTTGTTTTTATAGTATTTATTACATAAACCCTTCCAACCTTACTTTTTGTATCGTAGCTTACTTCGTATCCCTTTGGAACATTTACCTCTTTAACAGTATATTCTATATTTTTACCATTTTCTGTTTTTGGTAAATTATCCCAAGTGTAGGTCCATTTATTATTGGCATCAAGCTTTACTGCTTCTCCAGTCGCCTTATTGTCCTTATATAGTTGAACTTCTACATAGCTTGGACGCGCTTTTGTTTTATTGTCATTGTCCTTCCAGACTTTTTCCGCTGTTATTGATGTCGTTTCAACTTCAACCGGTTTTATAGTATTTATTACATAAACCCTTCCGACCTTGCTTTTTGCATCATAGCTTACTTCGTACCCTTTTGGAACATTTACCTCTTTAACAGTATATTCTATATTTTTATCATTTTCTGTTTTTGGTAAATTATCCCAAGTATGAGTCCATTTATTATTGGCATCAAGCTTTACTGCTTCTCCAGTTGCCTTATTGTCCTTATATAGTTGAACTTCCACATAGCTTGGACGTGCTTTTGTTTTATTGCCATTGTCCTTCCATACTTTTTCCGCTGTTATTGATGTTGTTTCAGCTGGTGCTGTAGGTTCTTCTTTTAAGGTTGCTGTTATTGTTTCCTTCTCTTTATTATAAACAAAATCATAGTCTTTAGCCGGCTCTACTACAGTAACTGTATAATCGTCTGCCTTGTCTAAATCTGACCATGTATATGTCCAATTATTACCTTCATTTAATTCTACAGGTTCATTTACAGCTGTTCCACCCTTGTTTAACTGCACTTTTATACTTGCAGGACGAAGGTTTTTGGAGTTATTATTATCCTCCCAAACATTTCTTACCTTAACACTTATTTTTTCTTCCTTCGTTTCTACTACAGTAGTTACTTCCGGTGCCTTAGTTTCTTTAGCTTGTTTAGTTTCTTCTGTTGCTACTGTAGTTTGTTTATCTTCTTCTACCTTAGGAGCTTCTGTCGCTTTTGGTGTTTCAGCCTTTGCTAAGGTAATTTTTTCCTCTACTTTAGGAGCCTTTGTAGAGCTGGTTTCTACTACTTTATTTTCCTCAACCTTATAAGTAGCAGTAATTGTAATTAATCCACCCTTTGTATTTTTGCTTATTATGTATTCACTAGGAAAAGTCTTTTCCTTTACAGTGTAGTTTATAGCCTTGCCTTTTTCTTCCTTAGCTAAACCAGCCCATTTATAAGACCATTTACCCCTCTCATTTAAAGTGGCTGTACCTACAGACTTTTCATTTGCAAATAATTCAACCTCTACAGATTCCGGTCTTTTGCCATTTTTATTTTCATTATCAGACCAATTTACTTTAACATTTACCTCTCCTGTTGTTGATGCCAGCGTTTGTATTGGTAATATAATATTTAACAACATAAAGGAAAGTACCAAGAATGACAATCCTTTCTTAAACTTTTTCATAATAACCCCCCTCTCTTTATATATAGATACGAAATTAAACTTCCATATCTATCATTTGAAAAAATTAAACTAAAGAAACTTCTTTCTACTTTTATTATACCTATTATTGTCTAATACTAAACTAACAATATCATTACAATATAGTCTTTGAAACTATTAAAGTAAATAAAAAAACAAGTAACTTACTTTAATAAAAAGTTACTTGTTTTACTATATTATTCCTTAGGAAACTCTACAATTACTTTGAACAGATCTCCATCAATTTCTATATTGAATCTTCCACCTTGTCCTTCTACTAAAGAAGAAGCTATTGAAAGACCTAAACCTGAACCATCGGTTGTTCTGGACTTGTCTCCTCTTGTAAAGCGTTCCATTAATTCATCTGCCGAAATATTTAATTCATAGGCAGAGATATTTTTAATGGTAAGTTCAACACTTTCTAAACTTTCCCTTAAATCCATATACACCCTGGTGTTTTCTTGGGCATATTTATAAATGTTACTCATAATATTATCTAAAACCCTATAGGTTTTGTTACCATCTAACTCTAGAACTATAGGATAGTCCGGCTTATTAAATACTATAGTTAAGTTCTTTTCTTCAAAATAATCCTTCCATTCTCCAATTCCCTGTAAAGTAAGGGCAGAAAAATCCAATTTTTCCTTTTCAAATTCTATATTATTAGTAGTCGCCTTACTTATTTGAAATAAATCCTCAATTAAGGTTTTTAATTTTAAGGACTTTTCATAAACTACCTTTGCATATTCCTGTTTTTCTTCAGGGGAGGCCTCTTCATCTATTAAAATTTTAGAATAGTTTATAATTGATGTTAAAGGAGTTTTTAAGTCGTGGCTAACATTTGTAATAAGTTCCGTTCTCATTCTTTCAGCCTTAACCTGTTCCTCAACAGCTGTAGTTAAATTATCTCCTATTGTGTTAAAATTATGGGCTATATTTTTGAAATATGGCATAGTTTCATCTACTTTAACATCGTAGTTTCCCTTAGCTATTTCAGAGGACTTGTCGTTAATATTTTTTATATTCTTTACAAAGCTTTTAATTAGTAGGAAGGTTCCTACTAAGGCTATTAGTCCAAAAAAGAACCATGCATTCATATTCCCTCTTAAAGCACTAAAGAATATTACAATCATTGCCAAGATTAGAGTAACTAAGGCAGTCCCAAGTAGTCCTATAGTTCCTACATCCTTTATTTGGGATTTAATAAACATTTCAATTCTTTTAGCCAGTCCTACTATTTTTCTTATTGCCCAAGCAACAAGGGTCTTGTTTTTAATAGAATAAATTATTCCATTATTATAGAGAACCTTAATAACAAATAATCCATAGGAGAAAAGCATAAGTCCCATAATTGAAGCAAGGGATAAAGCTACTATTTTTGCAATAAAATTCGTCATTAATATTCCACTTATATAAAATTCATTAAAAACTCCCTGTAATATTAATATAATCATAGTAAATATTGCAAAACAAGAAATAATTGAAATATCCAAATACCATCTATCCATAAACCTAATATATTTTATATTTTTCATCTTTTCATAGTCACTTAAGGCGTTAAATATTAATACCAATAAGGCAGCTAGGGCTATTGCCGGTAAAAAACCCAGTAGTACAAGTCGTTCTATATTGTATATTATAAAAGGATTGCTTATTACATCTGCTTCTTTAACAGATACAATAAATTCAGCCTCTTGGACAGGAGACTTATCATAATTATAGATTATTACATCCCCTGTAGGATAATAATAACCTGCCCCATCTTCAATATTCGCTATTAACTTCTCCCCATCTTCATCATAAATTTCCCCACTTTCCATAGTGGATGGTTCAAAGCTACCATAATCTCCCTTAACATACCTTGCATCTTCTTCATCTGCCGGAGTAAAGGAACTTGCCTTACTGACTTTATCTAAATAATCTTCATCTGATGAATTTATGGTTTCAGCAACTTCCTTGTTCTGTTTTGCTTCAGAAAAATATACATTTAACATCTCTTCTGTCTGATTTTTTATATTTTCATCTTCTATATTGTTATTTTCAAGTTCTAAGCCGGCATCTTTGATAAATTTTCCCCTTAGAAAAATTAAGTTCCCCTTGTCTTCTTCAATATCTTCTAAATTTTTATCATGAAAGGCTCTTGCTAAAACTTCCTCTTCTTCATTTTCATATTTGAAATCAATTTTATAGTTTACTAAATTTTCAATACTAACATCATGACTGTTTAATTTTCTATTTAAATCTATTAAAAAATCATTCTCTATATATTTTTTGGTTATATCTTTTTCCGATAGACTTGTATTACTTTCAAGTATGGCAAACCCTACAGCAGCAGATATTAATATAATAATTATGAAGGTTAAAATCCTTCCCCAACCTGTGTACCTTAATTTATTAAAAAACCCTTTATTTTCATTGTTCATAAAAGTCACCTTAATCCCCTTCAAATTTATAGCCTAAGCCCCATGCAACCTTAATATACATTGGATTTTTTGGGTCTATTTCTATTTTTTCCCTAATTCGTCTAATATGAACTGTTACAGTTTTTGAATCCAGTGCAGGCTCGTTCCAAATTCTTTCATAAATCTCATCAATGGAAAAAACCCTATTGGGATTTTTCATTAAAAGTTCTAAAATATCATATTCAATAGAAGTAAGGTGGACTGTTTTACCATCAACATTTGCAGTCTTTTCCAGAGTATTAAGCTTTACTCCTCCAATTTCTATAATATCGTCGTTAACTTTTTTCACCTGATAACTATAAAATCTTCTAATAGCTGAATTAACCCTAGCAATTAATTCTAAATTATTAAATGGTTTAGTAATATAATCATCTGCACCAATATTAAGACCTGTGATTTTATCCATATCCTCTGATTTTGCAGATAATATTATTATTGGAACATAGGAAATTTCCCTTAGTTTTATAATAGCCTCTTCACCTGAAAGGTTTGGCATCATTAAATCCATAATAACTAGGTCAATCTTATTTTCCTTAAAAATCTTTAGTCCTTCCAAACCATCGTAAGCCTTAAAAATATTATAATTTTGATTTTTTAAAAATATTTCAATAGAATTTGCTATTGCCACATCATCTTCACAAACTAAAATATTGTAACTTTTCATATTAACTCTCCTTTGTACTTTTATAATAACAATTAAATTTTACAAACTTATTACTTAATTATTAAGAAATTATTAAGACAATACAATAATTATATAATATTATTTTCAAATATCTTCCAATTTCTAAAATTTCATAAAAAAAAGAGGCCTTCACCTCTTTTTAATTTATTAGTTTTCCCTTTCTAAAATTTCTTTTACTACCTCGTTTTTGGTTTTGATTTTATCCTTATATTTCTCGTACTCTCCCTTACCAAAGAAAGTGTCAAAATTATTTTTAGTTACTTCATCAACCTTCATTCTTTTAGTCTTAACATACTCTAAGTCTCCACCGGCACTATTTTCTCTACCCTTTTGAAAAATTACCTTTATTAGAATAGTATCTGTCCTATACCATTTAGGTTTTTCATTATCATTTTTCGAAAGTGAATAATGGACTACATAATTATAGTTAACTATATTGTTATCATCTACTTTTATACCTACAGGTATTTGACTATATTCACCACTTCTAGCTTCAATATAACCTCTATAATCCTCCTCATAATCTCTATAATTAAAATTCAAATAGCCGAATACTCCGTACCCTATTATGTCTCCAAAACTATTATCTCTAATTCTATTATTTTCCATTCTAAGCTGTTCAATTCTAAAATAGCCACGACCATTTAAAAATTCTATCTCATCAATATAATATTTAAAGGAATTTTCATTTTGATTATCTTTAAAAATATTTCTATTTTTCGGTTCAAATACCCGTTCTTCTATTTCTGAGTTATACTTATATTTAAATACAACTTTATCCACATCATTTATAGTTACAAAAATTAAATTAGCATTCATTTCTGCAATATCTACATTATCTGAAAAATAATATTCATCGGCAACATCTTTACGGGAAGGTAGTAAATACTTAGCTAATTTATCTAATTTTACTTCAATATTAATAATATTTTCACCTGAATTTTCATCTACACTTGGAATAATACTTTCTAAGGTAACATGACTAGGTAAATAGAAATGTTCTCCAATTGAATCTGTCATCCTTAAATCACCGTAACCATATCTGGTGTTTACAGTTTCAAAATCCGTTCTATTATTATACAACCCTTCCTTTTCCTTATCTCTTATTTGCTCCAGCTCTTCATGTTCATGATATCTATGGTCAGGCTCATAATCTGGTTCATTATTTTCAGCTACTACATTTGTAACTAGATCACTTTCCCTAGAGTTTGGTAAGGTTGTACAACCTATAATAGTTAACATTAAAACTAGTACAATTCCAACTAACCTAGGATATTTCCTATACTTTAAAATATTCTTTATTCTACTTCTTATATTACTTTCTGAAAAAGCAATTGGGACCATAAAGTATTTATTTCTTTTTGTAGCAAAATCCAAAATATTTTTAGAGTATTCCACTTTTATTTTTCCTTCAAACTTTCCAACTACTTTTTCATCACAGGACATTTCCATATCTTGAACAAGAAAATAGTAGGAAAGCCAAACTAAGGGGTTAAACCAATGGACTACTAAAATAGCAAAGCAAATTGGCTTTATTATATAATCCTTCCTTCTAATATGTATTTTTTCATGTTCTAAAATATATTCATTTTCTTCAAAGTTTAGCTCTAGAGGAAAATATATTTTAGGTTTAATAAAACCAAATACAAAGGGAATGGAAATATTTTCACTTAAATAAATATTGTCTTTTATTTTAACAGCAGTAGTAAGTTTGTTTTTTAATTTAATATAGCTATACAAACTATAGGCAAGTAAAACAGCAATTCCCATAATCCAAATTATGCCAAGTAAATTCCATATATTGAAATTACTAACTGAACTAACTGTATTTTCCATAGTTTTTACAGTATTAGAAATATTTTCTAAAGTTTGCTGTCCACTTCCAACCTCTACTGCTCCAAGAATATTATTCCTATAATTTACAACAATATCCCTTTGTTCCACATAGTTAAATAAACTAAAAACCGATGGTATAGACCTAAATAATACAAGTCTTACAAAAGCTAGTACCATTAAAATATAGGAGTAAATTTTAGGTAATTTCCTTATTAAAAATCTTATTCCAAAGAAAATTAATATTATATAGCTAGATTTAATACTTAATTCTAGGACTTCTAAAAATAAGTTTTTCATTTTAGTCCTCCTTATAAGAGTCAATTAAGTTTTTTAACTCCTCCGCTTCTTCTTCAGATATTTTATTATTTCCAATAAAAGCTGTTAAAAAACTAGGTAGGGAATTTTCAAATCTTTTATTTATAAACTCCTTTGATTCATGGCCTTGAACTTCTTCCTTTTTTACAAGGGAAGTAACTATGGACTTATTATTTACCATTATCTTCTTTTCTTCCAACTTTCTTAGAACAGTGTAGGTTGTTGATTTTTTCCAGTCTAACCTTTCCCTTGCTAATTTTACAAGCTCTCCCGATTTAATTGGTTCCTTGTCCCAAATAATACTTGCAAGGCTAAATTCACTAAAACTCAAACTATATTTTTTCATAATACACCTCCTCGGTCTATAAGAATAAACCAATTTCTTATCTTTAGTTTATCATAGTAGACCAAGTTTGTATATATTATTTGCAAAATAAAAAACGTCTACTACATATGCAGTAAACGTCTTTTGTCTTATTTAATTTTATATTCATATACCCTTGAACTTTCTCCCCAGGGATGATAACCATCTCCAATGTATTTAAAACCATATTTTTCATAATATCCTACATGGTTAGTTGAAAGATAGATGGAAGTAAAGCCTATTTCTTTTGTTTCCTTTATACACTCTTCTATTAATAACCTACCTAAAGCTTTGCCTCTTTTACTTTCTTCAATGTAAAGAGCAACAAACCAAGGGTATAAATCCATACAGGAAATAAAATCATTTGTTACTAGTCCACAAGAGCCTATAATCTCACCCTTATCCTCTAGTAAATACCAAATTGGTAGGGGATTTTTTGTCTTTACACTCCTATTTATACAATCATCATAAACCATTAAACTTTCTTTACTTGCCCATTTATCCTGAAAATATTTTATGGCAAGATCCTTATAGTTTGGTTCTTTTCTAATATTTATTATTCTCATACATCACCTATTCAAAAATCTTATATACTTTATTTTCTTCAGTTTTATAGTTATGAATTACTATTTCCAGCGTTGCATCTTCATTTCCTGGATTTATATATTTTCCACCTAAAAACATAAACGAATTATCTAGTTCAACCATTCCTCCAGACGTATTCATAGCAATTTCTTCCATTATTTTTATTTGTTCTTCTGTATAAGATGTTCTACTTTCAAAAAAACTCTTTGGTTGAGTTGAAACTTTTTCTAATTTATCTTTTTCTACATTATATACATGGGTAAATTCTCCATACTTGCTCATCTCATCTTCTGCCAAAAGATATCTTTGTCCTTCTTCTAAGTTCATTTCCTTTCCAAAATAAACTCTATTTCCATCCTTTGACACTTTTACAATTGTAAAATTAGGTTTCTGAGGAACAATGTCCTCTAATATTTCAAGAGGTATAATTTTACTTTCTTTTGAATTATTTAAATCGTAAATCACTAACCCAAAATAACCTGTTATGATAGCTTTTTCCTTATCTCCATATAATAAATTAGGAGAACCAAATAACCATATCATATCTTTTTCTATATCTATATTATTTATATCCTTTGAAATTTTTTTACCTAATATTTCATTTTCAATATCTTCATATGTTTTTGTATCTGAAGGTTCTCCAAATACTTTATACTTTGTTTTTTCATCACCATTGTAAACCAATAATTCTATATCCTTATATTTTCTTCTTTTACCATCTTCTGAAAATCTAAATACATAATCATCATGGCTATTAAAATCCGGTAAATCAAGTTCTCCTTCTCTACGCTCTTTAGTAGTACCTGTA
It encodes:
- a CDS encoding Cna B-type domain-containing protein encodes the protein MKKFKKGLSFLVLSFMLLNIILPIQTLASTTGEVNVKVNWSDNENKNGKRPESVEVELFANEKSVGTATLNERGKWSYKWAGLAKEEKGKAINYTVKEKTFPSEYIISKNTKGGLITITATYKVEENKVVETSSTKAPKVEEKITLAKAETPKATEAPKVEEDKQTTVATEETKQAKETKAPEVTTVVETKEEKISVKVRNVWEDNNNSKNLRPASIKVQLNKGGTAVNEPVELNEGNNWTYTWSDLDKADDYTVTVVEPAKDYDFVYNKEKETITATLKEEPTAPAETTSITAEKVWKDNGNKTKARPSYVEVQLYKDNKATGEAVKLDANNKWTHTWDNLPKTENDKNIEYTVKEVNVPKGYEVSYDAKSKVGRVYVINTIKPVEVETTSITAEKVWKDNDNKTKARPSYVEVQLYKDNKATGEAVKLDANNKWTYTWDNLPKTENGKNIEYTVKEVNVPKGYEVSYDTKSKVGRVYVINTIKTTPTDNNKTSVTVEKKWDDKNSKSRPTSVEVRLYKNGKAIGQTVKLDEKNKWKYTWTNLDKTENSKTVKYTVKEVNVPRGYEAKYSTDRKTGNLIVTNTLKTTSVGRSTTRRQLPKTGIASTLGTSIAGLGLVLGGISQFKKKDD
- a CDS encoding HAMP domain-containing sensor histidine kinase; the protein is MNNENKGFFNKLRYTGWGRILTFIIIILISAAVGFAILESNTSLSEKDITKKYIENDFLIDLNRKLNSHDVSIENLVNYKIDFKYENEEEEVLARAFHDKNLEDIEEDKGNLIFLRGKFIKDAGLELENNNIEDENIKNQTEEMLNVYFSEAKQNKEVAETINSSDEDYLDKVSKASSFTPADEEDARYVKGDYGSFEPSTMESGEIYDEDGEKLIANIEDGAGYYYPTGDVIIYNYDKSPVQEAEFIVSVKEADVISNPFIIYNIERLVLLGFLPAIALAALLVLIFNALSDYEKMKNIKYIRFMDRWYLDISIISCFAIFTMIILILQGVFNEFYISGILMTNFIAKIVALSLASIMGLMLFSYGLFVIKVLYNNGIIYSIKNKTLVAWAIRKIVGLAKRIEMFIKSQIKDVGTIGLLGTALVTLILAMIVIFFSALRGNMNAWFFFGLIALVGTFLLIKSFVKNIKNINDKSSEIAKGNYDVKVDETMPYFKNIAHNFNTIGDNLTTAVEEQVKAERMRTELITNVSHDLKTPLTSIINYSKILIDEEASPEEKQEYAKVVYEKSLKLKTLIEDLFQISKATTNNIEFEKEKLDFSALTLQGIGEWKDYFEEKNLTIVFNKPDYPIVLELDGNKTYRVLDNIMSNIYKYAQENTRVYMDLRESLESVELTIKNISAYELNISADELMERFTRGDKSRTTDGSGLGLSIASSLVEGQGGRFNIEIDGDLFKVIVEFPKE
- a CDS encoding response regulator transcription factor; this translates as MKSYNILVCEDDVAIANSIEIFLKNQNYNIFKAYDGLEGLKIFKENKIDLVIMDLMMPNLSGEEAIIKLREISYVPIIILSAKSEDMDKITGLNIGADDYITKPFNNLELIARVNSAIRRFYSYQVKKVNDDIIEIGGVKLNTLEKTANVDGKTVHLTSIEYDILELLMKNPNRVFSIDEIYERIWNEPALDSKTVTVHIRRIREKIEIDPKNPMYIKVAWGLGYKFEGD
- a CDS encoding M56 family metallopeptidase; this translates as MKNLFLEVLELSIKSSYIILIFFGIRFLIRKLPKIYSYILMVLAFVRLVLFRSIPSVFSLFNYVEQRDIVVNYRNNILGAVEVGSGQQTLENISNTVKTMENTVSSVSNFNIWNLLGIIWIMGIAVLLAYSLYSYIKLKNKLTTAVKIKDNIYLSENISIPFVFGFIKPKIYFPLELNFEENEYILEHEKIHIRRKDYIIKPICFAILVVHWFNPLVWLSYYFLVQDMEMSCDEKVVGKFEGKIKVEYSKNILDFATKRNKYFMVPIAFSESNIRSRIKNILKYRKYPRLVGIVLVLMLTIIGCTTLPNSRESDLVTNVVAENNEPDYEPDHRYHEHEELEQIRDKEKEGLYNNRTDFETVNTRYGYGDLRMTDSIGEHFYLPSHVTLESIIPSVDENSGENIINIEVKLDKLAKYLLPSRKDVADEYYFSDNVDIAEMNANLIFVTINDVDKVVFKYKYNSEIEERVFEPKNRNIFKDNQNENSFKYYIDEIEFLNGRGYFRIEQLRMENNRIRDNSFGDIIGYGVFGYLNFNYRDYEEDYRGYIEARSGEYSQIPVGIKVDDNNIVNYNYVVHYSLSKNDNEKPKWYRTDTILIKVIFQKGRENSAGGDLEYVKTKRMKVDEVTKNNFDTFFGKGEYEKYKDKIKTKNEVVKEILEREN
- a CDS encoding BlaI/MecI/CopY family transcriptional regulator, which gives rise to MKKYSLSFSEFSLASIIWDKEPIKSGELVKLARERLDWKKSTTYTVLRKLEEKKIMVNNKSIVTSLVKKEEVQGHESKEFINKRFENSLPSFLTAFIGNNKISEEEAEELKNLIDSYKED
- a CDS encoding GNAT family N-acetyltransferase codes for the protein MRIINIRKEPNYKDLAIKYFQDKWASKESLMVYDDCINRSVKTKNPLPIWYLLEDKGEIIGSCGLVTNDFISCMDLYPWFVALYIEESKRGKALGRLLIEECIKETKEIGFTSIYLSTNHVGYYEKYGFKYIGDGYHPWGESSRVYEYKIK